A genomic segment from Malus domestica chromosome 05, GDT2T_hap1 encodes:
- the LOC103446096 gene encoding putative germin-like protein 2-1, which yields MASQFLFFAFLAVTSSIALASDPSSLQDFCVADAMSSVLVNGRVCKDPKLVEANDFFFSGLHLAGNTSNAVGSRVTPVGVAQIGGLNALGISAARIDFAPWGLNPPHTHPRASEILTVLEGSLRVGFVTSNPENRLITKVLQKGDVFVFPVGLVHFQQNIGNVNAVALVALSSQNPGVITIANAVFGSNPDIPADILAKAFQVDTNAIYSLQSKF from the exons ATGGCCTCACAGTTTCTATTTTTTGCATTCCTTGCCGTAACTTCTTCCATTGCTTTGGCATCGGATCCGAGTTCTCTTCAGGATTTCTGCGTTGCAGACGCAATGAGTTCAG TACTGGTTAATGGTCGTGTTTGCAAGGACCCTAAGCTTGTTGAAGCCAACGATTTCTTTTTCAGTGGGCTTCACCTAGCAGGCAACACATCAAACGCAGTTGGTTCACGTGTGACTCCTGTTGGTGTAGCACAAATTGGAGGACTTAATGCCCTTGGCATCTCTGCTGCGCGTATTGATTTTGCCCCATGGGGTCTTAACCCTCCACATACACACCCTAGAGCCAGTGAAATTTTGACAGTCCTGGAAGGGAGCCTCAGAGTTGGTTTTGTCACCTCCAACCCCGAAAACCGCCTCATCACCAAGGTACTTCAGAAgggtgatgtttttgtgttccCAGTAGGTCTTGTGCATTTCCAGCAGAATATTGGAAATGTTAATGCAGTTGCCCTTGTAGCTCTCAGCAGCCAAAATCCAGGTGTCATTACCATTGCAAATGCAGTATTTGGATCAAATCCTGATATCCCTGCTGATATTCTTGCAAAGGCTTTCCAAGTGGATACAAACGCGATCTACAGTCTTCAGTCCAAGTTTTAG
- the LOC114825263 gene encoding putative germin-like protein 2-1, with the protein MASQFLFFAFLAVTFSVALASDPSSLQDFCVADATSSGILVNGRVCKDPKLVEANDFFFSGLHLAGNTSNAVGSRVTPVGVAQIGGLNALGITAARIDFAAWGLNPPHTHPRATEILTVLEGSLKVGFVTSNTENRLITKVLQKGDVFVFPVGLVHFQQNVGNGNAVALVALSSQNPGVITIANAVFGSNPDIPADILAKAFQVDTNAIYSLQSKF; encoded by the exons atgGCCTCTCAGTTCCTATTTTTCGCATTCCTTGCCGTAACTTTTTCCGTTGCTTTGGCATCGGACCCGAGTTCTCTTCAGGATTTCTGCGTGGCAGATGCAACGAGCTCAGGTA TTCTGGTTAATGGTCGTGTTTGCAAGGACCCTAAGCTTGTTGAAGCCAACGATTTCTTTTTCAGTGGGCTTCACCTAGCAGGCAACACATCAAACGCAGTTGGTTCACGTGTGACTCCTGTTGGTGTAGCTCAAATTGGAGGACTTAATGCCCTTGGCATCACTGCTGCGCGTATTGATTTTGCCGCATGGGGTCTTAACCCTCCACATACACACCCTAGAGCTACTGAGATTTTGACAGTCCTGGAAGGGAGCCTCAAAGTTGGTTTTGTCACCTCGAACACTGAAAACCGCCTCATCACCAAGGTACTTCAGAAgggtgatgtttttgtgttccCAGTCGGTCTTGTGCATTTCCAGCAGAATGTTGGAAATGGTAATGCAGTTGCCCTTGTAGCTCTCAGCAGCCAAAATCCAGGTGTCATTACCATTGCAAATGCAGTATTTGGATCAAATCCTGATATCCCTGCTGATATTCTTGCAAAGGCTTTCCAAGTGGATACGAACGCGATCTACAGTCTTCAGTCCAAGTTTTAG
- the LOC114824993 gene encoding tubulin beta-7 chain, producing MREILHIQGGQCGNQIGAKFWEVICDEHGIDSTGRYNGDSELQLERINVYYNEATGGRYVPRAVLMDLEPGTMDALRSGPFGQIFRPDNFVFGQSGAGNNWAKGHYTEGAELIDSVLDVVRKEAENCDCLQGFQVCHSLGGGTGSGMGTLLISKIREEYPDRMMLTFSVFPSPKVSDTVVEPYNATLSVHQLVENADECMVLDNEALYDICFRTLKLSNPTFGDLNHLISATMSGVTCCLRFPGQLNSDLRKLAVNLIPFPRLHFFMVGFAPLTSRGSQQYRSLSVPELTQQMWDAKNMMCAADPRHGRYLTASAVFRGKMSTKEVDEQMINVQNKNSSYFVEWIPNNVKSSVCDIPPKGLKMASTFIGNSTSIQEMFRRVSEQFTAMFRRKAFLHWYTGEGMDEMEFTEAESNMNDLVAEYQQYQDATIYEEEYEGEEEEVGA from the exons ATGAGAGAAATCCTCCACATCCAGGGAGGCCAGTGCGGCAACCAGATCGGCGCCAAGTTCTGGGAAGTGATCTGCGATGAGCACGGCATCGACAGCACCGGAAGGTACAACGGCGACTCCGAGCTCCAGCTCGAGCGAATCAATGTCTATTATAACGAGGCCACCGGAGGAAGGTACGTCCCACGTGCGGTGCTTATGGATCTGGAGCCTGGGACGATGGACGCGCTCAGATCCGGCCCGTTTGGGCAGATTTTCAGACCCGATAACTTCGTGTTCGGGCAGTCTGGGGCCGGGAACAATTGGGCTAAGGGGCATTATACGGAGGGCGCCGAGCTTATCGATTCCGTGCTCGATGTGGTGCGAAAAGAGGCTGAGAATTGCGATTGCTTGCAGG GATTCCAAGTATGTCATTCTTTGGGTGGTGGCACCGGCTCTGGCATGGGAACTCTTCTTATTTCCAAGATCAGAGAGGAGTACCCGGATCGAATGATGTTGACATTTTCTGTCTTCCCATCCCCAAAGGTGTCTGACACGGTTGTGGAGCCATACAATGCCACCCTTTCCGTCCACCAGCTTGTTGAAAATGCTGATGAATGTATGGTTTTGGACAATGAGGCTCTGTATGATATCTGCTTCCGCACCCTCAAgctatccaaccctactt TTGGTGATCTTAATCACCTCATCTCTGCTACCATGAGCGGTGTCACATGTTGTCTTCGGTTCCCTGGACAGTTGAACTCTGACCTACGCAAGCTTGCAGTTAACCTTATCCCTTTCCCACGGCTGCACTTCTTTATGGTTGGGTTTGCACCCCTAACTTCAAGAGGATCACAGCAGTACCGTTCTCTGTCTGTGCCCGAATTGACCCAGCAGATGTGGGATGCCAAAAACATGATGTGTGCTGCTGATCCACGCCATGGACGTTACCTTACTGCATCTGCTGTGTTCCGTGGTAAGATGAGCACCAAAGAAGTTGATGAACAGATGATTAATGTCCAGAACAAGAACTCCTCATACTTTGTCGAGTGGATTCCCAATAATGTTAAGTCCAGCGTGTGTGACATCCCACCCAAGGGTCTGAAAATGGCATCCACTTTCATTGGGAATTCGACTTCAATTCAGGAAATGTTCAGGAGAGTTAGCGAGCAGTTCACAGCTATGTTCAGGCGAAAGGCTTTCTTGCATTGGTACACGGGAGAGGGAATGGATGAGATGGAGTTCACCGAGGCTGAGAGTAACATGAATGATCTGGTTGCTGAGTACCAGCAATACCAGGATGCAACTATCTACGAAGAGGAGTACGAAGGGGAGGAAGAGGAGGTTGGTGCTTGA